A single region of the Brachypodium distachyon strain Bd21 chromosome 3, Brachypodium_distachyon_v3.0, whole genome shotgun sequence genome encodes:
- the LOC100823691 gene encoding WD repeat-containing protein WRAP73 has product MDFTESYKQTGPCCFSPDARFLASAVDYRLVVRDVVSLKVVQLFSCVDKINFVEWAPDSEYILCGLYKRPMVQAWSLSQPDWTCKIDEGSAGIAYARWSPDSRHILTTSEFQLRLTVWSLVNTECVHVQWPKHVSRGVSFTKDGKFAAICTRRDCKDFINLLSCHSWGIMSVFAVDTLDLAGVEWSPDDSAIVAWDSILEYKVLIYSPDGRCLFKYSAYESGLGVKTVGWSPCGQFLAVGSYDQAVRTLNHLTWKTFAEFTHSASIRSPCNAAIFKEVDDPWQLDMSDLCLSEGFSRNMLDNGAENGTEGGSRVKYAVMDIPITLPSQKPASDKPNPKQGIGMLSWSNDSHYFFTRNDNMPTALWIWDICRLELAAVVVQKDPIRAAAWDPTCPRLVLCTESPHLYIWTPSGACCVNIPLPNFRIVDLKWNSAGSCLLLKDRDSFCCAAIVSALPEEELDDQSDDTSEDE; this is encoded by the exons ATGGACTTCACGGAGTCGTACAAGCAGACGGGCCCGTGCTGCTTCTCCCCCGACGCGCgcttcctcgcctccgccgtcgaCTACCGCCTCGTGGTCCGCGACGTCGTATCCCTCAAG GTGGTGCAATTATTTTCATGCGTGGACAAAATAAACTTTGTGGAGTGGGCACCGGATTCAGAGTATATCCTATGTGGACTTTACAAGCGGCCCATGGTGCAGGCTTGGTCGCTGAGCCAGCCTGACTGGACCTGCAAGATCGATGAAGGATCTGCAGGGATTGCTTATGCTCGCTGGAGCCCTGACAGTCGTCATATACTTACTACATCAGAGTTTCAACTCCGTTTGACTGTGTGGTCTCTTGTAAATACCGAATGTGTTCATGTCCAGTGGCCAAAGCATGTGTCCAGAGGGGTTTCTTTTACTAAGGATGGGAAATTTGCTGCGATTTGCACCAGACGCGACTGCAAGGATTTCATAAATTTGCTCTCATGTCATTCCTGGGGGATTATGAGTGTCTTTGCTGTTGACACGTTAGACTTAGCAGGTGTTGAGTGGTCGCCTGATGACAGTGCTATCGTGGCCTGGGATTCAATTCTTGAATACAAG GTTCTGATATATTCGCCTGATGGGAGATGCCTGTTCAAGTATTCTGCATATGAAAGTGGTTTAGGTGTCAAAACTGTTGGTTGGTCACCATGTGGACAATTTTTAGCAGTGGGCAGCTATGATCAAGCAGTGCGTACATTGAACCATCTGACGTGGAAAACTTTTGCTGAGTTCACTCATTCAGCCTCTATTCGAAGCCCCTGTAATGCTGCCATATTTAAG GAAGTGGATGACCCATGGCAGCTTGATATGTCAGACTTATGTCTAAGCGAAGGCTTCTCTCGTAACATGCTAGACAATGGCGCTG AAAATGGCACGGAAGGAGGTTCTAGAGTAAAATATGCTGTGATGGACATTCCAATCACTCTACCATCACAGAAACCAGCTAGTGACAAGCCCAACCCCAAACAAGGAATCG GTATGCTCTCATGGAGCAACGACAGCCACTATTTCTTCACTCGGAACGACAACATGCCGACTGCTCTTTGGATATGGGATATCTGCCGCCTTGAGCTTGCAGCTGTTGTTGTGCAGAAAGATCCAATCCGCGCTGCTGCCTGGGACCCTACATGTCCACGCCTTGTCCTGTGCACGGAGAGCCCACACCTGTATATCTGGACGCCATCTGGTGCTTGCTGTGTCAACATCCCCTTGCCAAATTTCCGGATCGTCGACTTGAAATGGAATTCAGCTGGAAGCTGTCTCCTCCTGAAGGACCGCGATTCCTTCTGCTGTGCTGCAATTGTATCTGCTCTGCCggaggaagaacttgatgATCAGTCTGATGATACTTCTGAAGACGAGTGA
- the LOC100834215 gene encoding palmitoyl-protein thioesterase 1 encodes MSQLSHQVSLTLGSTRPDSLFLPLLPSPAGPNSPFLRRFAKRSPHSARGDGGDWSGEQERERRSLRPSARPSSPMAVLVLVLVLAACAALAPVASAVPFIVLHGIGDQCGNDGIASFTDELGKWSGSKGYCMEIGRGSWDSWIMPLQEQANAVCNKVKEMKDLHEGYNIIGLSQGNLIGRAVIEYCDDGPPVKNFISIGGPHAGTASVPLCGSGILCILVDALIQLEIYSNYVQAHLAPSGYLKIPTDMAEYLKGCKFLPKLNNEIPSERNATYKERFSSLENLVLIMFQDDAVLIPRETAWFGYYPDGSFNPVLPPQKTKLYTEDWIGLRTLDETGRVKFVSVPGGHLRISRSDMKKYIVPYLKPSCGSLKQSARRILLD; translated from the exons ATGTCGCAACTGTCACACCAAGTGTCTCTGACACTGGGGTCCACCCGACCAGactctctcttcctccctcttctccccAGTCCCGCCGGCCCCAATTCACCATTTCTTCGCCGCTTCGCCAAGAGAAGCCCCCACTCCGCGCGAGGCGACGGGGGAGACTGGTCTGGAGAGCAGGAACGAGAGAGGCGAAGCCTTAGACCTAGCGCTCGACCCTCCTCACCGATGGCCGTCCTCGTCCTAGTCCTTGTCCTCGCCGCCTGCGCAGCGCTCGCGCCGGTGGCTTCCGCCGTGCCCTTCATCGTCCTGCACG GGATTGGGGACCAGTGCGGGAACGACGGAATCGCCTCGTTCACTGATGAGCTCGGGAAGTGGTCGGGGTCCAAGGGCTACTGCAT GGAAATTGGGAGAGGATCATGGGACTCTTGGATAATGCCACTGCAAGAGCAG GCAAATGCAGTTTGCAACAAG GTAAAGGAAATGAAAGATCTCCATGAAGGTTACAACATAATTGGCCTTTCTCAG GGGAACTTAATTGGCCGTGCAGTGATTGAGTACTGCGATGATGGACCACCG GTAAAGAATTTCATCTCAATTGGGGGTCCTCACGCTGGTACTGCTTCAGTGCCTCTTTGCGGT TCCGGCATCCTTTGTATTCTTGTTGATGCTCTGATTCAATTGGAGATATATTCAAACTATGTGCAG GCACACCTTGCTCCTAGTGGTTACCTAAAGATTCCCACT GATATGGCAGAATATTTGAAGGGATGCAAATTTCTTCCAAAGCTTAATAATGAGATACCAAGTGAAAGAAACGCTACATACAAAGAAAGATTCAGCAGCTTGGAGAACTTGGTGTTAATCATG TTCCAGGACGATGCAGTCTTAATACCTCGGGAAACTGCATGGTTTGGTTATTACCCTGATGGCTCTTTTAATCCAGTGCTACCTCCTCAGAAG ACAAAACTATATACTGAAGACTGGATCGGCTTGAGGACTCTGGACGAGACCGGGCGCGTCAAGTTTGTGTCAGTTCCAGGAGGTCACCTCCGCATCTCCAGGAGCGACATGAAGAAGTACATCGTGCCTTACTTGAAGCCGTCGTGTGGATCATTGAAGCAGAGTGCTCGTCGGATCTTGTTGGATTGA
- the LOC100824000 gene encoding uncharacterized protein LOC100824000 isoform X1 yields MASPRERRLPPSPAFRMENPFSLKVLQVFTGAGVGCGVGVGVGRPIYLGMIPGLQQVMSATRGATDSFSGVTRHINSALRKVGLKNIEAGIGCGVGIGHGFGIGIALKPRVIHDIQSSVTEVMSKLTSKLKDSPGVSATSNLTAGSLPTNGQTPNGMPMDLEVEAKTVESNFHHTSSNEISQVQPTHGLHGQHGMQPETITGSRTEKVIANFLQSPLFQNNTKTDIRDAAVNLHGMDNVLQLILKHQRVIDELRDENEKLRQVLIEELKVSPTKLQLGRENGVKAYYPCSECFDCRRRSRKSNR; encoded by the exons ATGGCGAGCCCGAGGGAGCGAAGGCTCCCGCCCTCACCGGCGTTCCGGATGGAGAACCCCTTCAGCCTGAAGGTTCTCCAGGTCTTCActggcgccggcgtcggctgcggcgtTGGAGTCGGCGTCGGCCGCCCCATCTACCTAG GTATGATACCGGGCCTTCAGCAAGTTATGAGTGCCACAAGAGGTGCAACCGATTCTTTTTCTGGTGTCACGAGACATATTAATTCTGCT CTAAGGAAGGTGGGGTTAAAGAACATTGAAGCAGGTATTGGTTGTGGAGTTGGTATAGGACATGGTTTTGGAATAG GAATTGCCTTGAAACCACGAGTTATTCATGATATTCAATCTTCAGTCACA gaaGTTATGTCCAAGTTGACTTCAAAGCTGAAGGATTCCCCTGGGGTGTCAGCTACATCAAATCTTACAGCTGGTTCTTTGCCTACCAATGGACAAACTCCCAATGGTATGCCCATGGATCTAGAAGTAGAGGCTAAGACAGTGGAAAGTAATTTCCACCATACTTCAAGCAATGAAATATCGCAAGTACAACCTACTCATGGCTTGCATGGCCAGCATGGGATGCAGCCTGAGACAATAACAGGAAGTCGAACTGAAAAGGTCATTGCCAATTTTCTACAGAGTCCCCTGTTCCAGAACAATACAAAAACGGACATCAGGGATGCT GCGGTAAATTTGCATGGGATGGATAACGTCCTTCAGTTG ATACTGAAGCACCAGAGAGTTATTGACGAACTCCGGGATGAGAATGAAAAGCTACGTCAAGTGCTCATAGAGGAACTTAAGGTTTCACCAACTAAATTACAACTGGGTCGAGAAAATGGAGTTAAGGCATATTATCCATGCTCGGAGTGTTTTGACTGCCGACGACGAAGTCGGAAATCGAACAGATAG
- the LOC100824000 gene encoding uncharacterized protein LOC100824000 isoform X2, translated as MASPRERRLPPSPAFRMENPFSLKVLQVFTGAGVGCGVGVGVGRPIYLGMIPGLQQVMSATRGATDSFSGVTRHINSALRKVGLKNIEAGIGCGVGIGHGFGIGIALKPRVIHDIQSSVTEVMSKLTSKLKDSPGVSATSNLTAGSLPTNGQTPNGMPMDLEVEAKTVESNFHHTSSNEISQVQPTHGLHGQHGMQPETITGSRTEKVIANFLQSPLFQNNTKTDIRDAAVNLHGMDNVLQLILKHQRVIDELRDENEKLRQVLIEELKVSPTKLQLGRENGVKAYYPCSECFDCRRRSRKSNR; from the exons ATGGCGAGCCCGAGGGAGCGAAGGCTCCCGCCCTCACCGGCGTTCCGGATGGAGAACCCCTTCAGCCTGAAGGTTCTCCAGGTCTTCActggcgccggcgtcggctgcggcgtTGGAGTCGGCGTCGGCCGCCCCATCTACCTAG GTATGATACCGGGCCTTCAGCAAGTTATGAGTGCCACAAGAGGTGCAACCGATTCTTTTTCTGGTGTCACGAGACATATTAATTCTGCT CTAAGGAAGGTGGGGTTAAAGAACATTGAAGCAGGTATTGGTTGTGGAGTTGGTATAGGACATGGTTTTGGAATAG GAATTGCCTTGAAACCACGAGTTATTCATGATATTCAATCTTCAGTCACA gaaGTTATGTCCAAGTTGACTTCAAAGCTGAAGGATTCCCCTGGGGTGTCAGCTACATCAAATCTTACAGCTGGTTCTTTGCCTACCAATGGACAAACTCCCAATGGTATGCCCATGGATCTAGAAGTAGAGGCTAAGACAGTGGAAAGTAATTTCCACCATACTTCAAGCAATGAAATATCGCAAGTACAACCTACTCATGGCTTGCATGGCCAGCATGGGATGCAGCCTGAGACAATAACAGGAAGTCGAACTGAAAAGGTCATTGCCAATTTTCTACAGAGTCCCCTGTTCCAGAACAATACAAAAACGGACATCAGGGATGCT GCGGTAAATTTGCATGGGATGGATAACGTCCTTCAGTTG ATACTGAAGCACCAGAGAGTTATTGACGAACTCCGGGATGAGAATGAAAAGCTACGTCAAGTGCTCATAGAGGAACTTAAGGTTTCACCAACTAAATTACAACTGGGTCGAGAAAATGGAGTTAAGGCATATTATCCATGCTCGGAGTGTTTTGACTGCCGACGACGAAGTCGGAAATCGAACAG ATAG
- the LOC100823391 gene encoding protein ARABIDILLO 1, with the protein MTTRRVRRRTCREKGKGKEVVEEEGRVVEEGRSLRGCVAAEDGDGGREEVGGEGVDWTLLPDDTALQLFARLSYRDRASLGATCRTWRALGSSPCLWSALDLRPHRCDAQVASSLASRCGGLRRLRLRGHEAAAAVASCLRARDLREVVADGCRGLTDATLAVLAARHEALESLQIGPDPLEHVSSDALHHVALCCSRLRRLRLSGLREATADAIGALARHCPHLEDVAFLDCVVVDESALGDIHSLRFLSVAGCLNMKWATASASWAQLPSLVAVDVSRTDVSPNAISRLISHSKTLELICAVNCKSVEEEQAHDPAVFRNSKGKLVLTITSDIFKSIASLFPGKAVKEHGVFNECNWRDKNKVLGHMMSWLEWILSQSLLRIAESNPYGMDEFWLQQGTSMLLSLVKSSQEDVQERAATTIATYVVIDDETANVDAARSEAVMRDGGIPLLLDLARCSRVSAQSEAAKAIANLSVNAKVAKVVADEGGITIFTNLAKSTNRLVAEEAAGGLWNLSVGEEHKASIAAAGGIKALVDLIFRWPAGTDGVLERAAGALANLAADDKCSLEVAKAGGVHALVTLARSCKLEGVLEQAARALANLAAHGDNNNNNAAVGQEAGALEALVQLTCSQNEGVRQEAAGALWNLSFDDRNREAIAAAGGVQALVSLAQECLNASEGLQERAAGALWGLSVSESNSIAIGQEGGVAPLLTMAQSDAEDVHETAAGALWNLAFYSSNALRIVEEGGVPILVHLCSSSGSKMARFMSALALAYMFDRRMDEVAIVGTSSEGSSKGATVEGARRMALKHIQLFVLTFSDPQVFSTAAASSAPAALSQVAEAVFIQEAGHLRCSGAEIGRFVAMLRNPTSVLRACAAFALLQFTIPGGRHAVHHAGLLQKAGAARVLRAAAAATSASIEAKVFARIVLRNLEHHQAGTSI; encoded by the exons ATGACGACGCGGCGGGTGAGGCGGCGGACGTGCAGggagaaggggaaggggaaggaggttgtggaggaggaggggagggttgtggaggaggggaggagctTGCGGGGTtgcgtggcggcggaggatggGGATGGGGGCCGGGAGGAGGTGGGCGGCGAGGGCGTGGACTGGACGCTGCTCCCGGACGACACGGCGCTGCAGCTGTTCGCGCGGCTGAGCTACCGTGACCGCGcgagcttgggggcgacgtgCCGGACCTGGAGGGCGCTCGGCTCGTCTCCGTGCCTGTGGAGCGCGCTCGACCTGCGCCCGCACCGGTGCGACGCCCAGGTCGCGTCCTCGCTTGCCTCTCGGTGCGGGGGCCTGCGGAGGCTGCGGCTTCGGGGCCacgaggcggccgcggcggtggcctcctgcctccgcgcccgcgacctcCGCGAGGTGGTGGCTGACGGCTGCCGCGGGCTCACGGACGCCACCCTCGCCGTCCTTGCTGCGAGGCATGAGGCGCTGGAGAGCCTCCAGATTGGGCCAGACCCCCTCGAGCATGTCTCCAGCGATGCCCTCCACCATGTCGCGCTCTGCtgctcgcgcctccgccgcctccgtctctCGGGTCTTCGTGAAGCTACCGCGGATGCCATCGGAGCTCTTGCGCGCCACTGCCCTCACCTCGAGGATGTGGCCTTCCTTGACTGTGTCGTTGTAGATGAGTCTGCCCTAGGCGACATCCATTCCCTCCGATTCCTCTCTGTAGCAGGATGCCTGAACATGAAATGGGCTACAGCATCCGCCTCATGGGCTCAGCTCCCCTCTCTAGTCGCCGTTGATGTCTCCCGCACTGATGTGTCTCCAAATGCTATCTCCCGCCTAATATCCCACTCCAAAACCCTTGAGCTTATATGTGCGGTTAACTGCAAATCTGTCGAAGAGGAACAAGCACATGATCCTGCTGTATTTAGGAACTCCAAGGGCAAGCTTGTGCTCACCATTACGAGTGACATTTTCAAATCTATTGCCTCGCTGTTTCCTGGCAAGGCTGTGAAGGAGCATGGGGTGTTCAATGAGTGTAATTGGAGGGACAAAAACAAGGTGCTTGGTCATATGATGAGCTGGCTTGAGTGGATCCTCTCTCAATCGCTTCTACGAATTGCAGAGTCCAACCCGTATGGTATGGATGAATTCTGGTTGCAGCAGGGCACATCAATGCTGCTGAGCTTAGTGAAGAGCTCACAGGAGGATGTGCAGGAGCGTGCAGCTACCACAATTGCTACATATGTGGTTATTGATGATGAAACTGCGAATGTCGATGCTGCAAGGTCGGAGGCGGTGATGCGGGATGGGGGCATTCCACTGCTACTGGACCTTGCAAGGTGCTCAAGGGTGAGCGCACAGTCTGAAGCAGCAAAG GCTATTGCCAACTTATCGGTGAATGCCAAGGTTGCGAAGGTGGTCGCAGATGAGGGGGGTATCACAATATTCACTAATTTGGCCAAGTCGACGAATCGGCTTGTTGCTGAAGAAGCCGCTGGTGGCCTTTGGAACCTATCTGTGGGCGAGGAGCACAAG GCGTCTATTGCAGCAGCTGGTGGTATAAAGGCTTTGGTTGATCTCATATTTCGCTGGCCTGCTGGGACTGATGGAGTTCTT gAACGTGCTGCTGGTGCACTTGCAAACCTAGCTGCTGATGACAAGTGTAGCTTGGAGGTTGCAAAGGCTGGTGGTGTCCACGCTTTGGTTACGCTTGCTCGATCGTGTAAACTTGAGGGTGTCTTAGAACAG GCTGCAAGAGCTCTAGCTAACTTAGCTGCACATGGAgataacaacaacaataatgcCGCTGTAGGTCAGGAAGCAGGGGCTCTTGAGGCATTAGTGCAGCTAACATGTTCTCAGAACGAGGGTGTAAG GCAAGAAGCTGCTGGTGCTTTGTGGAACCTTTCTTTTGATGATAGAAATCGTGAAGCTATTGCTGCTGCGGGTGGCGTTCAAGCATTG GTTTCACTTGCGCAAGAATGTCTGAATGCTTCAGAAGGCCTTCAGGAGAGAGCTGCTGGTGCATTATGGGGATTATCTGTTTCAGAATCTAACAG CATTGCGATTGGACAGGAGGGTGGTGTTGCACCATTGCTCACAATGGCACAATCAGATGCTGAA GATGTTCATGAGACGGCTGCAGGGGCATTGTGGAATCTTGCTTTCTATTCCAGTAATGCTCTCCGTATAGTTGAAGAAGGTGGGGTGCCTATCCTTGTGCACCTATGCTCGTCATCAGGGTCAAAGATGGCTCGGTTCATGTCTGCGCTTGCCCTTGCTTATATGTTTGATCGAAG AATGGATGAGGTTGCCATTGTTGGGACTTCCTCAGAGGGCAGTTCCAAGGGTGCTACTGTCGAGGGAGCTAGACGAATGGCATTGAAGCATATACAACTCTTTGTGTTGACGTTTTCAGATCCACAAGTGTTCTCGACAGCTGCAGCTTCCTCAGCCCCAGCAGCGCTATCTCAGGTTGCTGAAGCAGTGTTTATACAAGAAGCTGGACACCTGAGATGCAG TGGTGCTGAGATTGGTAGATTTGTTGCCATGCTTCGGAATCCTACATCAGTTCTCCGTGCTTGTGCTGCATTTGCCCTTCTTCAg TTCACAATCCCTGGAGGTCGGCATGCGGTGCACCATGCAGGCCTTCTGCAGAAAGCAGGAGCAGCTCGAGTCTTGCgtgcagcagcggcagcaacaTCAGCTTCCATCGAGGCCAAAGTGTTCGCCAGAATTGTCCTTAGGAATCTGGAACACCATCAGGCAGGGACTTCAATCTGA